The Oryzias latipes chromosome 8, ASM223467v1 genomic interval TTCATACACTTAAGTTTTCTTAAATTAAGTATTTTTCATCTTGTTTGTGGTAATGAACTGCTCTGAACACAAAATCATATCAAAACAAGTTTCTAAAAATTGAAACTCAAATTAAATTTGAGCGGAATGACTTTAATGTTGCTTATTTAAACTTATGTTGTTTGAATTAAGCACAAAttaccttttaaaaaatattaaagtgttttgttctttcaaaataaaatttcctttttttgccatATTGATTTCCCTTCTATAAATCTCTGAAAAAGGattcaaaatgtttacattttgctTCCCTACTGACAGAATTTCttgcaggtttttgttttaaatcaaattagttCAAGCTATTTTTTCTTGGCTGATGTTTTAATTTCCTATCTGTTTAacattttaccatttttagaatttttgttATTAGCTCTTTGACTTTAATACACTCCAAATGAGCTCCAAATGTTTTACCAAATGAGCAATGTTTCCTGTAGCATTCCTTTTGTAGATGGATAAAAGTAGGATGTTGAATGTTCAGACTGCTGAATCTAGATAGGGATATAAAGCTCAGACAAAAAGATTACATGTTTGAGTTGAACCTAGGAtcattgtttgcttttattttgtattcttACAAAATTCAGCCCCTTGGAACATTGTTAGAACACTGTTTCGAGAAAAGACTTAAGACCTTGAAAGAATTCCCCAGAAGTAATGATCACATGAGGTTTTTCTATTCCTTTGTGATCCAGTAGAGGCGAACACTAATAGTATTATACAATCAATGGTGTGTTTCTGGTTGTTCTGGCCTTATCTGTTGGTGGCAAGTGTTTACAACAGCGTGTTTACATGCTTTATTCTGCAGACTTACACTTGGCAGCAGAGCTGGGGAAAACTCTCCTTGACAGGAACCATGAGCTGGAGCAGGCCCTGCAACACATGCATTCAACCAaccaggagcagctgcaggagatAGAGGTGATGCATCTTTCAAAGACAGCTTTAAAGTtgatgtagtaaaaaaaaaaacatgtgttaaGTATATTTACGATCCCACCTGTCTTTGGGTCAGTAtaggaaaatagaaaaataatcaaGAAAAGTCTggacatttgcatttatttttgggaGCGTTCTGACTATTCAGACAAAACATTCTAAAGCCCTAAAGCAATACAGATTTTTCACGTCACTGGATTTTAGCATGTGCAGACAGCAATGATCTGTCTGAGCTGGAGGACACATCACTCAACCGACCAGCAAAGATAAGAACCTTAGTTTGCTTACGGTAGTGAGAGTGTGGCGTGAGGATTTATGAAGCTTAATATGTTAATCCCAAAAATTCTCAGTGACCCCAGACCCACTTGTACTGCCTGACACCGGAAAAACTCAAGTCCAGGAGTAATTGTGAGCGTAGCACAAACAGGACTCTGTGGTGGCCGACCTGGCAGTTTAAGTTGTCAATATGTGATGTATTTGTTGTAAAggtaaaaattagaaaaaacttGATATTTATCTGTCTCGATATTTGGGAAAACTATTAATTCTATATTTATTTACACTTTTACAGCTGTCGTCCTCTGATCCCCACTCTATTTGATTGACTTACTCAATGTTGTCCAAATAAAATCAGATCAGCAAATGCCCACAGTGATGCAAATAACCAATCACCTTATTTAAAGTTGGTTAAAAGCTGTTAGAGCTCTTTGTTCTTCCATGTGAACCAACAGTGTGGTACAGAGCCATGTTTTTCTGAGTAAACATGACATGGAGATTGTGAATTAGTCCTTTTCATATCTAACTTTGATTCTGAGTTTAATCAGCTTTACTAGACAGTTGTGTTGCATCTGATCCTGAACATTTTTCATGCACACGGAAGTCATTATCTTATGCGCATAACAtatataagataaaaaaaaatcgaatgtaactttttttttgtaaatataatcATCTTAGAGGCCGGGGGTACTATAGGGATGGTTTTCAAAAAGTGCGATATGTTTATTCCATTTTGCACTCTTATGTTTAAAAGTTAAGAAATGTCCATCTTAATTCTGAGTCCATAGAATCACATCTCTAAATGGTAAAGCaatgaaacaaacatttgtaaataaataaataactctgTTTTCCTTTGCATGGCAGTACCTGACCAAACAGGTGGACCTGCTGCGTCAGATGAACGACCATCATTCCAAAGTGTATGAGCAGCTAGACAGTGCAGCCAGAGATCTGGAGCAAAGCAACCAGAGAATAGTGCAGGACAACCGCCTGGCCCAACACAAGATCCAAAGGTTAGCCTGTGAACGAACTGTAAATGCAACTTTTGCACAACAACCTGCCCTGACAGTCAATTCTAAACCTGCATGTTTATATACAAAGTGTATCCCATTGTTATATTGTTCCTTTTCCTATTCTCCATCTAAAGTCTTACAGAAACTATTGGGGACCTTCAAACCTACATGGAGGACCTGCAGGCACAGATAGAGGAGTTGAAAACTGCCCAGGAAGAGCGGAGGAAGCGAGAGCTGGCGGAGCAGCGGCGCAGTCTTGGAGCACAGAGTGTTTCCTGCCTCAAGGAGCTGTATGATTTACATCAGGACTGGTAGAGATTGTTACTGACACATTTCTGTACAATGTTTCAGCTTTATCTCTAGGATGTGATGCAAAAGCTATTTCAAAAAGGGAAATTCTGTGGTATTCTGTTGTCATTTCCGTCAGTGTTTGGGTTTGGCAATATGGAGGACGAAAAAGAtgagttaaaacatttctgCCCATGAACAGAATCTGACATCCAGCAGTGAATTCCTGTAATGATCTTTAGCCAACCCATAACACCCTCAGCCCTTGTTTGCTGAATTGACATCTACAGGTCATTTAGAACAACGTACTTAGTTTAGACATAATCCACAGGACGGGGAAGTTAATCTTCACCATTGTCAGCAGTGTGCTAATACATCACGCACCAGACTGCTCCTTCAGACTGCTGCATATCATGTTGTCTGTTGCACTAAATGTTTGCACGGATTAAATGTTCTCAAACGGGCGCTCTGAAATGTGTTAAAGGAAAACTTTTCATAAATTCATATACTAAGTTTCTTAGGGGAATTTAGATGTCAAAAATAAAGCTGTAATACCAAAAAGTAATTGGTGTTTGTTGGCGAAGAAGctgtcaccttaaaaatatacCCCAAAAACTCCAAAATCGATCCCATCGAAACTGTAAAttgtctggatttttttttgccttaggTATCCAGCTCACATGGAGGGACTCTGGTCAGCGAGGAACTTCCTCTGTGAGAAAGACAAAGAGGATAACCTGGAGGTGGAGAACCAAACTCTTCAGCGCTCGATCCAAACTCTCCAGAGGCAGATATCTGCCGAGCGGAGCCGCAGGGAGGCGGCGGAGCAGGAGATCGAGTTGACATCCAGGGAGAACTCAAACCTTGAGCATCGGTTGGTCCTGCTTGCCGGCTGTCAGACCAggcagagagagctggaggaggaggtggaacaGCTCCGGCTTCTGTGGCGGGCTGACTGCAACAAAAGGTTGGAGACAATTATACCTAAGAAGTGAAACAACCCCATTTAGTGATGCTGatctttaatgtgttctttttgtttcacagtGTTAGAAGACCTGAAGAGCTGCTGATGCCtgaaaccattttctttgcctcAGAGGAAAGGCCGTGTCCAAACCAGAGTGAGACAGGAGAAAAGGCAGAGGAGACGAGCTCCGTCGGCAGACAAAGGCGCCACAGTGACAGCATTTTAAGAGCAACAAACGCGGATGAAATTCGCCGGGGTCACGAGCAGATGTGCATTCGGCGTGCAGAAGCTGTAAAACAGAGAGGCATTTCTTTGCTCAATGAGGTGGATGCTCAGTACAGCGCACTGCAGGTGAGTCACCTCTAACTTCTCTTCATTTGGAGAATTTCCCTTTGGTGGTGCCAATCTTGGAGCATGTGCTTCTCCATCCAGGTGAAGTACGATGAGCTCCTGCAGCAGTGTCAGCAAACGGAAGGGCTCAGTCATAAAGAGGTCCAGACATCCGGCAGTCCCTCTGCGAGCGTTCGGGGAAGCCGCCGTCTTTCCGGCTCCTCCTCCGATCTGACCCCTGTTCCTG includes:
- the LOC101157700 gene encoding cerebellar degeneration-related protein 2, with product MLTDMILEEEFEKSKESWYNPQELEHDLHLAAELGKTLLDRNHELEQALQHMHSTNQEQLQEIEYLTKQVDLLRQMNDHHSKVYEQLDSAARDLEQSNQRIVQDNRLAQHKIQSLTETIGDLQTYMEDLQAQIEELKTAQEERRKRELAEQRRSLGAQSVSCLKELYDLHQDWYPAHMEGLWSARNFLCEKDKEDNLEVENQTLQRSIQTLQRQISAERSRREAAEQEIELTSRENSNLEHRLVLLAGCQTRQRELEEEVEQLRLLWRADCNKSVRRPEELLMPETIFFASEERPCPNQSETGEKAEETSSVGRQRRHSDSILRATNADEIRRGHEQMCIRRAEAVKQRGISLLNEVDAQYSALQVKYDELLQQCQQTEGLSHKEVQTSGSPSASVRGSRRLSGSSSDLTPVPEDHRLPEYKALFQEIFTCIQKTKDDLSESQCPISNSS